TGGCAAACATATGAGTAAAGGTACAGCAATCCCAGGGAGACGGCTCACTGCATCGCGCCTAGGAGTCTGTCCGACGAAGCAAAATTGGTGAATTTTTATTCAATGACGTGTATTCCACGTAAGGGATTGCCTCTCCACCGCTCCTCCACCCCACAAAGTGAAGTAAAATCGATGTAGCATATTCCGAATACTTTGCGGGGACCCCGTTCATCAAGTTGTTTTATTATAAATAGTCCAATGTAATAACTTGATTTCAAAGGCGGCCGTAAACTTTCCGAGGCAATTCCCTCCCCTCCCTCCATACATCAATTGACTAAAAATTCACAACATCCAATCCGTCGGACAGACTCCTAGCTTGTCGCCTTCCGGATCAGCTCCATTTTCAGCTCCCAGGCTTTCGTGCTCAGGTTCACGCGGTATATTTCCGGGTTCAGCTTGCGCAAATACTCCGGCCAAAACTGCTTCAGCTGTGCCGTATGGTACTCGCGGATTTGCTCCAGCACCGGCAGCTCGTACACAAGCTCTCCTTCTGCGAAAATAGGCTTAAGCAAAGGAACGGCCTCATAGTGCTCGATGAACTTGTGAATGTACGGATGGACCGGATCGAACAGCTTGATCCTCTCCCCCCGCAGCATATCGTCTTCCCCGGCGAGCGCGATGTAGTCCGCCTCCGCTTTGCCGGTGCGTTTGTCGACGAACCGGTACACGTCCTTAAGGCCGGGCGTCGACACTTTCTCCGGATTGCCGGAAATTTTGATCACGGGGATGTATTCCCCGTTTTTCTCGCGGGCCACCAGCTTGTACACGCCTCCCAGCGCCGGCTGGTCGGCCGCGGTAATGAGCTGGGTGCCGACGCCCCACGTATCGATCCGGGCCCCTTGCGCCTTCAGGTTGAAAATGATGTTTTCGTCCAGATCGTTCGAAGCGACGATTTTGACATAATCCAGCCCGGCCTGATCCAGCATCTCCCTGGCCCGCTGCGACAAGTACGTGAGGTCGCCGCTGTCCAGACGGATCGCGGTCATCCGCTTGCCGCGGCTCTCCAGCCATTTGGCTGTCTTGATCGCGTTCGGCACCCCGCTCCGCAGCGTATCGTACGTGTCCACGAGCAGCGTCACCTGGTCGGGCAGCGATTCGGCATAAGCGCGAAAAGCTTCCTCCTCCGAGTCGTGCCCCTGCACCCACGAATGGGCATGCGTTCCTTTGGCCGGAATGCCGAACATCATGCCTGCGCGCATGTTCGACGTGGCGTGGAAGCCGGCGAGATAAGCCGCTCGCGCCCCCCATACGGCCGCATCGGCCTCCTGCGCCCGCCTTGTGCCGAACTCGAGCAGTACGTCGTCGCCGGCGACCTGCTTGACGCGCGAAGCTTTTGTCGCAATCAGCGTCTGGTAGTTCATGAAGTTGAGCAGCGCCGTCTCGATGAGCTGCGCCTCGAACACCCTCGCTTCGACGCGGATAAGCGGCTCGTTCGGAAAAACCAGCGTCCCTTCCGGGACGGCATGCAAATTGCCGGTGAAGCGAAAAGCCTTAAGCTCCTCCAGAAAACGCTCGTCGTAATTTTCTTCCTGCGTCCGCAGATAGGCGATCTCTTCCTCGCCGAACCGAAGCGCCTGAATGTACCTCACGATCCGCTCCACGCCGGCCATCACCGCATAGCCGTTGCCGAACGGCAGCTTGCGGAAGTAAGCCTCGAACACGGCTTTCTCGTTCAAGGTGCCCTGAATCCAGTGGGCGTACATCATGTTGATTTGGTATTTATCCGTATGCAGCGCCAAATGATCGTAATTCACGCCTTCCACCACCCGTCGTATATCGTCACTGGCCCTCTCCGCTTATGCTCCGTTATCGCGTAGCGCCCCTCGATCCGCCGCTTGACGTCTTCCGGAAGCGGCTTCCCTTCCAGGTAATCGTCGAGCTGCTCGTACGTCAGCCCAAGCGCCTCCTCATCCGGCAAGCCCGGCCGCAAATCCTCCAGGTCCGCGGTCGGCTTTTTCAAATACAAATGCTCGGGGCAGCCGAGCGCCTGCAGCAAAAGCCGGCCCTGCCGCTTGTTCAGCCCGTATATCGGAGCAGCATCGCAAGCGCCGTCGCCATGCTTTGTAAAAAAACCGGTAATCGCCTCTGCGGCATGGTCGGTCCCGAGCACGAGCAGCCCGTAATGCGCGGCCAGATCGTACTGCGCCTTCATGCGTTCCCTCGCCTTCACGTTGCCTTTGTGAAAATCGCCCAGCGTCTCGCCCGTCGCCTGCTCGAACTGCTGCACGGCGGCGTCCACGGCCGGCTTGATGTTCACCGTCACGGTGCGTGTCGGCGCTATGAACCGGATCGCATCCTGCGCGTCCGCCTTGTCCTTCTGCACGCCGTACGGCAGCCGCACCGCCATAAACGTATACGCATCGCCGCCATGCTGCTCGTTCAGCTCGTTCACCGCAAGCTGGGCCAGCTTGCCGGTAAGCGTCGAATCCTGGCCGCCCGACAAGCCGAGCACATACCCTTTGGCCCCCGTATGCAGAAGGTATTCCTTCAAAAACCGCACCCTGCTTGCGATTTCCACCGCCGGATCGATATGCTCCTTCACCTTCAACTCTTCTTGGATTTGCCGCTGTACGTCTCTCATATCGCTCATCCTCTCATAATGTGATCGGCTGGTCCGCCCGAACAACCTGCGCGCCGAGCGTTTGCTGAAAATGCCTCAAAGCCCACTCGTGCCCTTGCGGATTGAAGCTGGCTACCGCATCTTCGTGGATCGTCATCGCGATGCCTTTGTTGTACGCCTCCACGGCGGTATGAAGCACGCAAATGTCGGTGCACACGCCGACCAGATGTAGCTCCTGAATGCCCAAAGCCCGCAGACGAAGCTCGAGGTCCGTCCCGCAAAAGGCGCTGTACCGCGTTTTATCCATCCAATATATCCGGTCCTTGTGCCGTTCATACGTCCCGGCGAGCTTCCCGTACAGCTCCCGGCCCGCAGTTCCGCGGATGTTGTGCGGAGGGAACAGCCGGTGCTCGGGATGAGCGAGGTCGTTCTCGTCATGCAGATCTACCGCCATCACGACAAAATCGCCCCGCTCCGCGAACCGCTCGGTCAGCTCGCTGATCCGCCCTTCGATATCGATGGCGGGCTGCCCGCACGGCAGCTTCCCGACGACAAAATCGACCGTGTAATCAATGACAATCAACGCTTTCATGGTCATCGCTCTCCTTTTAGAGGGTGTTCAAAAGTTGCGTCGCTGCGGAGTAGGGGAAATCTCCCGGTCGCTCTTGAGATCGTAAATTTATAACTAAAATATAAAGGTTAATTTACGATCTCAAAGGCGAACGCTATCGCTCTAAGAGTTTTCCGAAGGAAAACTTGCATCGGAAGGATACGCTCGGCATACCCCTAATCTCCTTCGCTCGCTTTTCGAACACCCTCTTATTTTTTTATTTTAATAATATCAATATGACAATATTAAGAGGTAAAAGAGATGCCTAGCCGTATATGGACAGCTGAGGCACGTAATCGGTAAAGCGGTACAGCTGCGCGGCGCGCTGCGAGTAGCGGTTGGACATCTTCGGCTCGCCGCTTAGGTCCCGGACTTCCTCGATAATGCCCTTGCGGCTTTGCGTCGAGGTGATTTTGCGGATAAAATTCGGCTCCTCGAAATCCGGGACCACCGTACGGATGACCTGGTACAGCTCGCTGATCGTAAACTCGTCCGGCAAAAACTCCTTCGCGATCGTCGTCGTCAGCATCTTATGGCGAACTTGGGACAACGCGTCCTGCAAAATCTTCCGGTGATCGAAAGCGAGATTCATCCGCAGCGCCTCCTCCACCGGGAACAGCCGCACATCCGCCGCGTCGTCCGCCGCCCTGCGGTTCGCCAAGTAAACTTCGTTCACAAGAGCGAAAAACGCATGCGAGATGATCCAGCCGCGCGGATCGCGTCCCGGCTCGCTGTACACGCCCAAATACTCGATATGCACGTCGCTTACGCCGGTTTCCTCCTGCAGCTCTCTCTTCGCGCTGTCCAGAATCGTCTCGGTTTCTGCCGAAAAGCCCCCCGGCAGCGCCCACTGTCCCTCGAACGGCCAGCGCTTGCGCTGGATGAGCAGCACCTCGAGCTCACGAAGCGGAAGCGACTTTTTCCCCGTGTTCCTCTCCGTCGACGTGATCGTGAAGATGACGATATCGGCCGGCGCTCCGTCGGGAGTCCGGTATTTGCTCGCGGTATAGTTGGATGCGTTCTCCATCGGTTCGTTCATGGTCATCGTCTTCTCCGCCTAAATCAATAATATCAATTTGATATTCTCATTATGATATTATAATCGCAAATTGTCAAGCAAATTATACGATTTCTATAGCGTTAAACAAAAAAGGCTTTCCGGCCAGGTAATGCTTGATGATCGCCTGCGCATAAGGCTGCTCTTCCTGAAGATTTTGCGTTTCCCTCGGGTCGGGGGAATGGTGGCTGTAATTTTCGATCATTACCATCACCATAAAATGCTCCAGCGCCGGAAGCCAGCCCTCCTGCAGTTTCCTGACGCTTTCGTAGCCGCGGATCACGATCTCCCTCTGTGCCGGAAATAGCCCAAAATCATATGCGCGATGTCATAGAGAAAATAACCGAAGCCGCATCTTCCGAAATCGATCGGACGCGGTTCCCCGTTATGAAAAACGATATTCCCCTGGTGCAGATCGCCGTGGACGATTCCGTAGCTTCCGCTGCTTTTGTCCAATGTTCCTACCCACGAGAATATCTTTTCGGACGCCTCCTGATACAAGCGGAATTCGGCATCCGTCAAAAACCGATCGTAATATTGCGTTAAACGGGCCATCGATCGCCTGAAGCTCTCCTCGCCCCATACAGGGCGCGCGAATC
The window above is part of the Paenibacillus hamazuiensis genome. Proteins encoded here:
- a CDS encoding nicotinate phosphoribosyltransferase; amino-acid sequence: MNYDHLALHTDKYQINMMYAHWIQGTLNEKAVFEAYFRKLPFGNGYAVMAGVERIVRYIQALRFGEEEIAYLRTQEENYDERFLEELKAFRFTGNLHAVPEGTLVFPNEPLIRVEARVFEAQLIETALLNFMNYQTLIATKASRVKQVAGDDVLLEFGTRRAQEADAAVWGARAAYLAGFHATSNMRAGMMFGIPAKGTHAHSWVQGHDSEEEAFRAYAESLPDQVTLLVDTYDTLRSGVPNAIKTAKWLESRGKRMTAIRLDSGDLTYLSQRAREMLDQAGLDYVKIVASNDLDENIIFNLKAQGARIDTWGVGTQLITAADQPALGGVYKLVAREKNGEYIPVIKISGNPEKVSTPGLKDVYRFVDKRTGKAEADYIALAGEDDMLRGERIKLFDPVHPYIHKFIEHYEAVPLLKPIFAEGELVYELPVLEQIREYHTAQLKQFWPEYLRKLNPEIYRVNLSTKAWELKMELIRKATS
- the nadE gene encoding ammonia-dependent NAD(+) synthetase, giving the protein MRDVQRQIQEELKVKEHIDPAVEIASRVRFLKEYLLHTGAKGYVLGLSGGQDSTLTGKLAQLAVNELNEQHGGDAYTFMAVRLPYGVQKDKADAQDAIRFIAPTRTVTVNIKPAVDAAVQQFEQATGETLGDFHKGNVKARERMKAQYDLAAHYGLLVLGTDHAAEAITGFFTKHGDGACDAAPIYGLNKRQGRLLLQALGCPEHLYLKKPTADLEDLRPGLPDEEALGLTYEQLDDYLEGKPLPEDVKRRIEGRYAITEHKRRGPVTIYDGWWKA
- a CDS encoding cysteine hydrolase family protein; translation: MKALIVIDYTVDFVVGKLPCGQPAIDIEGRISELTERFAERGDFVVMAVDLHDENDLAHPEHRLFPPHNIRGTAGRELYGKLAGTYERHKDRIYWMDKTRYSAFCGTDLELRLRALGIQELHLVGVCTDICVLHTAVEAYNKGIAMTIHEDAVASFNPQGHEWALRHFQQTLGAQVVRADQPITL
- a CDS encoding NUDIX domain-containing protein, which codes for MNEPMENASNYTASKYRTPDGAPADIVIFTITSTERNTGKKSLPLRELEVLLIQRKRWPFEGQWALPGGFSAETETILDSAKRELQEETGVSDVHIEYLGVYSEPGRDPRGWIISHAFFALVNEVYLANRRAADDAADVRLFPVEEALRMNLAFDHRKILQDALSQVRHKMLTTTIAKEFLPDEFTISELYQVIRTVVPDFEEPNFIRKITSTQSRKGIIEEVRDLSGEPKMSNRYSQRAAQLYRFTDYVPQLSIYG